From the genome of Cytophagales bacterium WSM2-2:
TTCAAAACCCGGAAGGACCGAACACAATTAATCTACCATATAGTAGGAACTCCATTTTGGTAGAGTTCTCATCGATTGATTTTTGTGACACTCCACTTCAGCAATACGCTTATCAACTTGAGGGGCTCGAAGACACATGGAATTACGCTTCAGCTAGTCAAAAAATTGCTAACTACCCTCACCTGCCAGGAGGGAATTACACATTCAAAATCAAAACAGTGAATGAAGACGGAACAAGCGGCAAAGAGAAGGAAATGATAAAAATTCATATTGCGACACCATTCTGGAAATTACTGTGGTTTCGGGCAGTAGTCGCAATAGTATTTGCCATTGCCCTGTACTATTTAATTCGGCTCCGTTTAGACCACCTGCTGCGGGAGCAATCCCTAAAAAAAGAGTTGTCAGATATTCAGTTGGTGGCTTTACGCACACAAATGAACCCGCACTTCATCTTCAACAGTCTTAATTCAATTCAAGGGCTTATAATTCGCTCAGACGTCTCAAAAGCAACTCAATTTACTGCGCGTTTTTCAAAACTGATCAGAAAAGTGCTTGAAAACTCCGAAAGGCAACTCATCCCCCTTAGTGAAGAGATTGAAACACTCGAATTATATCTTTCTACTGAAGCCATTCGTTTTGAGGGCAAATTCAGATATTCGATCTCTGCTGACCAAAGCCTGTCAAAAATTGAAATACCATCAATGGTAATTCAGCCTATCATAGAAAATGTAATTTGGGAAGGGTTAAAACAAAAATGGGAAATTGGTGAAGTCGATATCGAATTCATATTAATTGATATCAACAAAATCAGTTGTGTAATTACTGATAACGGTAGGGAACAGAGCGAGGTTAGTTTAAAAACGCTAAGCCTCTCCGAAAGGTCTGTCAATCTTAAGCTTACTGCTAGTCGCTTATCACTATTAAGCAGCAACTCGTATATCAATACGGAAGAAATCTACGAGGGGAGTGAAAAAGTGGGCAACAAAGTAATCGTAGTTTTTGACCTCAAACCATTTGTTGTGAAAGGCAATAATTTAGCAATAGTGCAAAAGATGCTTAAGAACAATTAAAATTCTACTTCAATCTGTTTATTCACAAATCCCAATGCTTCTTCGAAGAGGGTAAACCACTTCATTTTAGGTCCACCTTCACATTCCTGAAGATTAACTTTAAAATTCATCTCATGGTATCCGATAATTGCCACTGCTTTAATAGTAGTTTTAGCAAGTATCTTTCTTAGCGCTTTTACGAAGGACAATCCACTACTGGTACGAGGTAGTGAAGATAGATTAATAATGATATAGCATACCCTATGCCTCTGTCTCAATGAAACCGTATAGGAAATTGATAAAATTTTCCGGACGAACTCATCTGTATCAAAACTCTCCGGTGAACTGGAAAGTGATGCGAAACAAATGGGTGAGGCTCCATCTTCCCAAACTTGATAAGAATCTGTTCCCTGTGTCATGGGGATAAAAATGCGTAGAGCGCACTTAACAAAGACAAGGATTTTATCAGGTGCCACTCTTAAATTACTGAACTACCTTTTGAATTATCAAAAAGCAAATCCGGACAGATCCCAAAGAACTAAATTGCAATTGACGGCTAATAAGAAGGTAGTAAATAGGCCAAAGTAGTCCGTCCTTAATTGACCTTCTTTAGTAAGATGCTCAACGTTGTAGATCCGTTTGTCTCTTCAATCTGGCTAATTTCAATTTCATCATTCTTTATTTTAGCGATCGCCTTAATTATCCCGACTCCAACATCAATCATTCTTCTATTGGACTCATAGTGAATATCGATTAATCTGTCAGACTTCCTGGTGCATACCAGCTGCGGGAGGTGATGCATTCTTATCGGCAAATCGTACAGCCTTGTGAATAGTAGTTTCGACATGCTCCAATAGATCGATTGTATTCCATTCCGGTTGTATTGAGGCTGAATAAATTTGCAATAGCGAGGGAGCAATAAAGTTTCCAAATGTTTCGAGGATCGTGGCAACGGGTACTTTTGTGAACTCACTGGCACACCTAACTAGCAATACAGCCTCAGCGTCTGGGTACACCTGCGTAGGCAAGTATACCTTACCTTTTAAGTCAGCAGAATCAAGCAAGGTAAATCACTCCTGCGCCCCATAGTTCTTAATAACGAATCGCTGAAGTTGTTGAAAAATTATTCCGTGCATGCTGATTAATTTTTATTGGCTCGAACTCTACAATTCTGTCATACCCGGAATAAAAACCTTAAACAGGGTGCCAACTCCAATTGTTGATTGAAGTTTAATCTCCCCTTTTAGTTTGGATACCATTGATCGTACAATGTAAAGGCCTAGACCGTTGCCTTTGTAACTTTCTGTCGCCTTATAAAAAAGAGAAAATATTTTGTCGGTATGTTCAGAGGCAATACCAATTCCATTATCCTCCACTGTAATTTCAGCTCCTTCATCTGAGACATTTACTGATATCTTAACAAAGCAATCATCAAGCGCACGATTGTTATATTTAAATGAATTGGAAATGATATTGCGAAGAATAGATCTCAACCTTGTGAGATCACTCTTGAAAAAGACATTCTCCGACTGATTAACTTCAATGTATTGCTGAATGTTCGGATAAATCTTGGCGAGAGCATTTACGATTACTACCAACTCCGTTTTAAAATCAAATTTTTCAGGCTGCAAAGGAACAGCTGTGTTAAAAGCGATCTCGACAATATCCCTCAGAATATTATCCAAATGGTTCAATCGACCTTCAATTAGTTTTGAATATTTCTCAAGATTACCCGGGCTAAAGTCTTTCTGGATGAGATGCACTAATCCATAAATAGATGTAATGGGTGATCTCAAATCATGAGAGGCGTGATAAATGAAAGACTCCAGCTCATTGCTCAAGCTGAGTGCCCTTTCTGTTTCGTCCCTTCGTTCTGTGACATCTATTATTATTCCTTCAACGAACCCAACGGTTGCGAATAATTTGCAGCTTGCCGAAACCCATATTTTTTTTCCCAAATGATTAACAATCTCAAATTCAAAATTTTCAATCTTGCCTTTGGTTGAAAGTGCCCGAATGATTGAGTCAAACTTGGATGAATCCACAAAAAAAGTATCCATGAATTTCTTGCTCCAGTCCTTGCCAAAAAGGCCTTCCGCTTTTTCATTGACCATAAGAAGTTTAAAGTCAACGATCCTGAATTTGAAAATACCGATAAACGGATTGTTGAAAAGATTGAGGTACTCGTCCTTTACAAGGCTGAGATTATGAGAATACAATGCTTTATGCGTATTGTCTTGAATCGTAAGGCGATACCCTGAAACGATCTGATTTTCATCGGTAACTGACGTTAATTTTAATTTCGCCCAAAATGGCGAATTCCTTTTTTTCATTTTTATGCCAGTGACATAGCAATAACCGAGTAGATTTGATTTCTCCAGATCTACCTGATAGGCCCTTTTAACCTGATCTTCGATTGAATAAAAGATCGAAAAGTGTCTCCCGATGATTTCCCATTCTTCGTAGCCTGTAATAGTAACTGCTTCCAAGTTCGAAGCTACAATTGTGCCAGCGGTATCTAAAATGTATTCTTCAACCCCTTTAAAAATATTCAGTATCGCTTCATTTCTATCAATATCTCTCGTGCTAGGTAGTTGTCTGACTGTGTTAATGAAAACTGATTTCTTATTGTTCGTCTCCATACTCAGGCAACTTTAGGTGTATCATTTTGAACATCACTCCAACCAATCATCGACTCCGAAATCTTTTCGTAGAGAACAGACCACGCACTTTTCGTATCCGCATTCCATTTTTCTTTCAAGCTGTTCTCCAATGCCCATAACAGTACCTCTCCTATTATAGCATAATGCTCAGGACGAGTCCCATAAGACGCATGTCGCTGGGCCAAGTGCTGTATATCGTTGTAAACAGTACGGCCCGAATGCAGTTTTGTGATTAACAATGTTAGTGTAGACATGAACTTCGATATCTGTGAAGTGTTATCTGTCTTAAAGTACACTCTCATTTGTGGTTGAAGCAGAAATAATCGTTCGTAGAATAGCTTACCTATTCTGTCCTGATCGGAATTCACGAGCTGCCAGGAATCATATAAATAATTAATTTGTCGTTCTGAAAGATTAAAGCTCATGTCCAATACGTTTATGTTGTGAAGCAAAAGAAACTTGATAGTTACTTTCGATTACTTCTACGTCCTGCATCAAATTTTAAATGAATCTTTAATATGGAACTGCGGAAACTATTAAACAGAGTATTTTACCTTTCAGTAGGTAACATTAAATTATTACGCTACGCATCTTATAATGCTATACCTTCAATTTTGAGACAGATAGTTCTCAAAGTTCCTTGATTAGGTAAAAATTAGTATCAATATATCGTTATGCTGGAATCGCCTAACGCTAAGAATCACGTGTAATGAAATAAGCAATCTTTTGAGTTGCTCCTTTCTAAAAAAGAATACAAAACACCCGTATGAAAAAGTGAAGTTACTCGAATCTCAGTGATTCAATCGGGTCAAGTTTTGATGCCTTATGTGCTGGGTAATAGCCGGATATCAGTCCCACTACTATACACACGATCATACCGACCGCCATCCAGAACCACGGTATTACAAACACTTCGATCTTGATGGCTCGTGAGATCAAATTACCTATTAATATCCCAAGTAAAATTCCGGCTAATCCGCCTAACACACACACGACAATTGCCTCAATTACAAATTGTTGACGTATACGTAAAGGTGTAGCTCCCAGCGCTTTACGAACTCCAACTTCTCTTGTCCGCTCGGTAACGGAAACCAACATGATGTTCATTAGAGCAATGGAGGCTCCCAAAAGTGTAATGAACCCAACACCAAAACCTCCAAAGCGGAGCCCGCTCGTAATGCTTTCCATTTCCTGAGCAAGAGACTCGCTTTTTTCGATTTCGAAAGAATTCTCATTCCCTACTTCATCTCTTCTGATTTTTCGCATAATGCCGGTTGCCTCCCCCATCGCGAAGTCCATTTGGTTAGGATCTGAAATACCAACATTGAGCCTGTAATTGAGACCAGCTCCGGATGCCAACTGGTTCGCAACGATGATCGGAATGATCATCATATTATCGAAGTTATTTTCTGAGAGCGACCCTTTTTCTTTAAGCCTACCGATTACCTTGAATTGCATGCCTTTAAAGGAGACCACTGTATTGAGAGGACTTTTGCCTTCGCCATAGAGTGTCTTCGCTAATTCATGCCCGAGAATTGCCACTCGACCGCCATGCTGAACTTCAAAAGCGGCAAAATTGCGTCCTTCTTCCAGGTTCAATCCTTTGATTGGCAGATACTCTTCATTACTTCCGGTTACGTTTACATTGGGGTTGGTCTTTTCCGATCCATGCTTAACCTCGGCTAGTATGGTAAGCCGGGCGGACAAACTCACCGTGGCAGGAAACTCAAATTGTTCTATGAATTTTAATGCCTGATTCAACTGAATGGGTGAATAGACCCTTTCTTTTACACCATCTCTGGCAACACCTTTATTCCATTTAGAATAGATATCAAATGAATTGGCGCCTAATGACGACAAACTCTCATTTACCGAATACTCAATACCGTCTATTGCGGTAAGTATGCCTACCAGTGATGTAATTCCAATGGCAACTATGAGAGCTGTGAGGACTGATCGAAGTAAATTGGCTTTAACAGACCGTAATCCTTCTTTTATGTTCTCGAGTAGATTCATTGGATATTGAAAGTAAGATGGTTTATTGGGTCAAATTCTAGTGTTTCAGAAACCAAAATTATACCTTTATTCGTTCTTCCGAAAGACGAATAAGTAAACAGGTTTGTTACACACTCAATAGAAGACTTTTACGATGGGAAAGCGAATTTTGTTGTTGGCGGGTCTTTTACTCACCCGGGTATGCTTTAGTAACACTATTTTCATTCCAATGGATGAAAAGCAGGCAAACCATTTGAAAGCATATGGAATTGCTTACTGGGTCCTAAAATCAGATATGGAAGTGGATTGGTTGCTGAACTACCGAGGTGGCAGTTTCATGTGCAAATATCATCCAAAGATTCAGAATGAGTTGGTTGTGCGAGGTGTAAGCTACGAGATCATCTCCGATGCCCAGGCGAACACAATCGTCAATGAAATTGCAAGCCCTGCAGTTAACTATGATATCATGAAACTGGAGAAGGCGCCCCGAATCGCGGTTTATTCTCCCAAGACCAAACAACCTTGGGATGACGCGGTGACACTTTCTCTAACGTATGCCGAGATTCCATACGATGTTATTTTTGATGATGAAGTTCTCAATGAATTCCTTCCCAAGTACGACTGGCTTCATTTGCATCATGAGGATTTTACAGGTCAATACGGAAAATTTTTCGGGCGATACGCAAATTATCCTTGGTACATTGATCAACAGCGTGAAGCGGAAGAAACAGCCCGCAAATTTGGCTTTCACAAAGTGTCGCAACTTAAGCTTGCTGTTGTTAAAAGAATCAAAGAGTTTGTTGCCGGTGGCGGATTCTTATTTGCAATGTGCTCGGCAACTGATTCATTTGACATTGCACTCGCTGCCGATGGCCTCGACATCTGCGAGCATATGTATGACGGAGACCCTGCTGATCCGAGCGCTCAGGAGAAATTAAATTTCGACAATACATTCGCATTCACGAATTTTCAACTCGACCGCAACCCTTACGAGTACAATTTTTCGGACATTGATAACAAACCACGTGACAGAGGGTTGATCGAGACCAACGACTATTTCTCTGTGTTCCAATTTTCCGCAAAATGGGATCCCATCCCTACCATGCTTACTCAGAATCATACGATGCAAGTCAAAGGTTTTTACGGGCAGACTACAGGCTTCAAAAAGAGATTGATCAAGTCGGATGTGGTGGTCATGGGCGAAACCAAATCAATAGGCGAGGCAAAATACCTGCATGGGATTATGGGCAAAGGATTCTGGACTTTCTATGGCGGCCATGACCCGGAAGATTACAAGCATGAAGTAGGTGAAGATCCTACTGACCTCAACTTACATCCGAACTCACCAGGTTATCGATTAATTCTCAACAACATTCTTTTCCCTGCAGCCAAGAAGAAAAAGCAAAAAACATGAGGTTTTTCCTGGCTACATTCTTTGCCTTGACATTCTGTAAGCCATCAGCAAATACCACAGTCGCTCAACAATCCCCGGAAATAACAAAGATCATTCAAAAAGAATTAGGAGAAGGTGCATCGTCAGAAGCAAACCGGACAAATACCTTTGTCTTAAGTTTTAAAAATGATAAAAAATCGTTGCGGTATATCGTCATCCGCCTTTCGGATAACCAGGTTGTTGTAAGAAAGAAATTGAGGGGATCGGTTACTTGGACTGGTGATATGTTGATCAAAGAATCGGAGGTTCCGGGGATGATCAAAGCTGATTCCAAACCCGGGGATTTCATAAAGACTATTGACCTAAACCAATTTGTTGTTCATCGCAAATGAAAAAACTGGCAACTCTCACCGCTTTATTCTCATTACTTCTTTTTTTTGGCGCACATTTCCGCAATCGGAACCTGGATTGGGATGAACTCTTTATTGAACAAGAAGAGGGTGAATATGAAGAAGAGCATGAAGATGGCCCGGAAGAATTCGTTAAATATCATCAGGGCATCCGGACTCGCTCAGATGAACAAAAGCCAGGTTATCCGGCACATTATCAGTGGACTGAGTTACAGAAGGCGAAGGAATTTTCGGCTGCCCGAAAGTCTAAATCAAACGCCCGCATTGAAGGCTCTGCTAATGGAATAGTCACCTTTACTGAGCGTGGACCTGGTAACGTTCCAGGACGGACACGTGGTCTTATTGTAGACCCGGATGACGCAACTCATAAAACCTGGTATGCCGGTTCCGCTGCCGGAGGAGTTTGGAAAACAACAGACGCAGGCAGCACCTGGCTGTGGCTCACTCCTACCATTCCAAATATGGCGACTGCCTGCCTGGCTATGGCCGAGTCGAACCACAACACTATTTATGCTGGCACCGGCGAAGGGTTCGGGCTGGTTGATGCTGTCAATGGAATGGGAGTTATCAAAACCACTAATAAAGGCAATACATGGACGGTACTCTCCTCCTCTTTTACATTCGGCTCCATTAACCGGATCATGATTGATCCTTCCGATGATAACAACGTGTTTGCAGCAGCCAATAGCGGAATTTACCATTCAACAGATGGAGGCTCTAACTGGGCCAAGGTTTATTCAGGAACGGTTCAAGACTTGCGTCCCACTCCTGGCAACTTCAATATTTTGTACGGTGCAGAGTACGGCATCGGCTTGATTAAATCGACCGATCGCGGGTTGAATTGGGTTAGGTCTAATGGTGCGATGAGCCCGCAAGGCCGCGTTGAAATAGCTGTTTCGCCGGTAAAAACGGACAGGATTATCGCTTCAGCTCAAGGTACATTGTCTGGAGGAAATTCTGATCTCTATTTATCAGATGATGGAGGTGTCACATGGTACCTTGTGAATTTGACTCTGGCTAATAAAACACTGAACTACCTTAGCTCACAGGGATGGTATGACAACACAGTGACGTTTAGTCCTTACAACAGAGATGTTGTGTATGTTGGTGGAATTGGTGTATACCAAATCACTCTTGGATCTCCTATCACATCAACTACAGGAAATTATTCACTTAACGAAAGCGGAACGACACCATTCCTCTCGTTCGTCAATTTCGGAGCGTCTGCTTATTCCGGTAAGTTGGAAATCGGTTCATCTGCAACTCACGACCTCGTTGAAGTGCGGTTCGGCCCCGGACTTACTCAAAAGGCGCACCGGTTTCTGACACCTGCCGGGGCCACTTCAGGCGTTCCTGATGCAAGCTATTCTTACCAAGACTACGTCAATGTTCCCTTTCAAGTTTGGAATGTCACCACGCAACAACAACTTATGGTTTCTTTTCGGGATCAGGACCGCAATGGAGCATTCAATTTGATCGAACAAAATACGACCGCTACGGATGCAACACAGCAAGGTCGCGAATACCTGTACATCAACAATGTGCCCTACAGCGCTACGACTCCCAATAGTTCCATCGCTCAAACTGCAGGGCATCTATTTCAGGAAATGTATTTCGTATGGCCGGTGCTTACTGCGGGGGCAACCTGGAACCCCACGTCTCTCCCAACTTCCAAGTTACAAATCCTGTATTCCACTTTGAGTAAATACAGTAGCACAGTAAAGTCAGTGGCAGATGTCTATGCTGATTATGATGGAATAAACAATTCAAGCTTTGTTCACCCTGATCAGCATAATATTTATCCGATCAAGCAAAATGACAATTCTCAAACATACCAACTGCTTCTTGCAAATGACGGAGGTATTTTTCTATCCGGGATTTCGACATCGCCTGGCACAACCCAAGGAGAATGGAGCATGGTAGGAACCGGTTATAATACAAGCCAGTTTTATGGCGCTGACAAGAGACCCGGTGCACAAGAATACCTGGGAGGTATGCAGGATAACTCTACTTATTACACTCCAAGCGGAACCGTTTCATCGGCCTCCACAAAATTCAACACCAACATTCAACTGTCGGGAGATGGCTTTGAAGTGCTCTGGCACAGCCTTGACAGAAATAAAATGATTGGCGGCTCCCAATACAATGACTTCTCCAGATCATTGGACGGTGGCAATACATGGACATCCGCTATTTCAGGACTACCCCTGAGTGGCTCTGGCACTGATCATTCAAAGTTTCCTTTCATTTCAAAACTGGCCAATTCCAAACAGGCTCCTGACAACATTTTTACTGTAGGTTCTGGAGGAGTTTGGCGCTCAACTGATTTCGGGGGCAGTTGGACATTAACTCCCATTACTCAAGGCTGGGGCCTCTCTTCTTTTACTGATGTTGAGGTTTCAAGAGCAAATCCGAATATTGTCTGGGCAGGAATGGGACAATCTTTTTCCACAACACTTTTTGTATCAACAAATGCCGGCCAAACTTTTAGCCCTGTTCCAAATCCGGTTGGCTACACGCTGGGGAATTTATCGCGAATTGCTACGCACCCCACAGATCCCAAAACAGCCTATGTTTTATACTCCTACGCTAAGACTGCAAAGATTTTAAAGACAACTGATATGGGGCAGACATGGACCGATATCAGTGGTTTCGGAACCGGTAATGTAAACACCAAAGGGTTTCCGGACGTTGCAGTTTATAGTTTGTATGTAAGACCAGATGACACCAATATCATTTGGGCAGGAACCGAAATAGGTATTGTTGAGTCGCTTGATGGAGGTGCTTCCTGGGCGGTACTTAATGAATTCCCAAGTTTAGCTGTTTGGGACATGAAGGGTCAGGACAAGGAAATAGTTATTGCCACTCACGGCCGAGGTATTTGGACCGCCACATTGAAGAAAGATCAAAACGGAATTTCCAAAATAATTGCTTCAGGTACATCCCCACAATCGAAACTCAAAGTTGTTGTAAATGTCCCTCTCCGGTACGACTCCGTTCAGTTGAAAATAAATTCGAAGACGGTCACATTTATTCCATCCGACACGGGAACTTACGTTCTCCAGGTAAACAATGTATCTCCGGGGAATCTATCAATGCAGACAATCAGTTATCGAGGAACTCTTCCCGTGCTTTCACCACCCGTTACAGGATTGATGTTCAATTTATCCGCTTACCAGCAGAAGTACTACGACTACTTTGTCAACGCTAATAACTTTTACCTGGAAGACGGATTTTCAATTCAACCTTTTAGCACTTCCAATTCGAGTTTACAGAGCACTCACTTTTATTTATCGAATAAAACCTATTCTGCCACCTTGCTCGTCCCTATCATTGTATCGGCAAGCAATTCGACATTTGTCTACGACGATGTTGCCATTATGCAGCCCGGTGTAAGCGGTTCTGTATTTGGACAAAGCGCTTTTAACGACTACGTAATTGCGGAAGCGACAAAAGACGGGCTGAACTGGGCTCCCATCTCTAGTGGATACAATTCTTCTGTCAATGCTAACTGGCTTTCTACATTCAATGCATCCAAGTCAGGAAATGCATCTATGGCAGTAACTGAAAATTTTGATCTGAAAACAAATTTTCATGCCGGTGACACCCTTCTTGTAAGGTTCCGGTTATTCTCGAACAACGACAATACTACTGCCTGGGGTTGGTCTATCGACAATTTGTACATTCAGCAAGCACCCACCGAAATCGCTACGCAGCCGACTGATGTTACCGTTTACCCCAATCCTTCATCAGGCAAATTCACAATCAATTATTCTTTGTCTAAAGAATCACCGGTTTACG
Proteins encoded in this window:
- a CDS encoding hemoglobin; amino-acid sequence: MSFNLSERQINYLYDSWQLVNSDQDRIGKLFYERLFLLQPQMRVYFKTDNTSQISKFMSTLTLLITKLHSGRTVYNDIQHLAQRHASYGTRPEHYAIIGEVLLWALENSLKEKWNADTKSAWSVLYEKISESMIGWSDVQNDTPKVA
- a CDS encoding ABC transporter permease gives rise to the protein MNLLENIKEGLRSVKANLLRSVLTALIVAIGITSLVGILTAIDGIEYSVNESLSSLGANSFDIYSKWNKGVARDGVKERVYSPIQLNQALKFIEQFEFPATVSLSARLTILAEVKHGSEKTNPNVNVTGSNEEYLPIKGLNLEEGRNFAAFEVQHGGRVAILGHELAKTLYGEGKSPLNTVVSFKGMQFKVIGRLKEKGSLSENNFDNMMIIPIIVANQLASGAGLNYRLNVGISDPNQMDFAMGEATGIMRKIRRDEVGNENSFEIEKSESLAQEMESITSGLRFGGFGVGFITLLGASIALMNIMLVSVTERTREVGVRKALGATPLRIRQQFVIEAIVVCVLGGLAGILLGILIGNLISRAIKIEVFVIPWFWMAVGMIVCIVVGLISGYYPAHKASKLDPIESLRFE